One segment of uncultured Propionivibrio sp. DNA contains the following:
- a CDS encoding sulfurtransferase: MMSPLISCEQLAARLDDRDLRIVDCRHQLSDTSHGERVYAEGHIPGAFFMHLDRDLSGPMNGRNGRHPLPDPQTLARRLGAIGISRQTTVVVYDDAEGMVAGRLWWMLRWLRHERVAVLDGGFPRWAALALPQTKALPHSVPTDFVADPPRDWVVDTAAVLANLDRREFLVVDARGADRFRGENETIDPIGGHIPGALSRPFRDNLKADGTFRPAEELRPAYLDLFGGMPPERVVMQCGSGVSACHNLIAMELAGLPGARLYAGSWSEWCSDPARPVAR; encoded by the coding sequence ATGATGTCTCCGTTGATTTCCTGCGAGCAACTGGCGGCGCGTCTCGACGACCGCGACCTGCGCATCGTCGACTGCCGTCATCAGCTTTCCGATACCAGCCACGGCGAGCGCGTTTATGCCGAGGGACATATCCCCGGCGCATTCTTCATGCATCTCGATCGCGACCTGTCGGGGCCGATGAACGGGCGTAACGGCCGTCATCCGCTGCCCGATCCTCAGACGCTGGCCCGGCGGCTTGGTGCCATCGGCATATCGCGGCAGACGACGGTAGTGGTCTACGACGATGCCGAGGGCATGGTCGCCGGACGTTTGTGGTGGATGTTGCGCTGGTTGCGGCACGAGCGCGTCGCAGTGCTCGACGGCGGTTTTCCGCGCTGGGCGGCTTTGGCACTGCCACAGACGAAGGCGCTGCCGCATTCCGTGCCGACCGATTTCGTGGCCGATCCGCCGCGCGACTGGGTGGTCGATACGGCCGCCGTGCTCGCCAATCTTGATCGGCGCGAGTTTCTGGTTGTCGATGCCCGCGGCGCCGATCGTTTCCGCGGCGAGAACGAAACCATCGACCCAATCGGCGGGCATATTCCAGGGGCATTGAGCCGCCCCTTTCGCGACAATCTCAAGGCGGATGGCACTTTCCGTCCGGCCGAAGAACTGCGTCCGGCATATCTCGATCTCTTTGGTGGTATGCCGCCCGAGCGGGTTGTCATGCAGTGCGGCTCGGGCGTGTCGGCTTGTCATAACCTGATCGCCATGGAACTCGCAGGATTGCCGGGCGCGCGTCTCTATGCCGGTTCCTGGAGCGAGTGGTGCAGCGATCCGGCGCGGCCGGTGGCGCGCTGA
- the queG gene encoding tRNA epoxyqueuosine(34) reductase QueG yields the protein MQDHGSPRENSIESVADAAMLAALAADIRQQALVLGFSACGIARAEVAPDAAERLRRWLAAGRHGGMDYMAKHAALRADPSALVPGVLSVISVRLPYWPQATSAPENHEGAIAEVSRYARGRDYHKTVRQRLQKLSEHIQAHVRTRFGNDDFFIFRAFSDSAPVMETEFAQRAGIGWRGKHTLTLSRQGSWHFLGELFTNLPLPADAPCESHCGDCRRCLDACPTGAIVAPYEVDARRCISYLTIELDGAIPMELRPLIGQRIYGCDDCQTCCPWNRFARAGDPDFAVRNHLDHSPLTALFAWSAEEFERRLAGSPIRRIGHERWLRNIAVALGNATPTAEHRQALQSRRDDPSALVREHVAWALSRYDRSITTV from the coding sequence ATGCAAGATCATGGCTCCCCAAGAGAAAACAGCATCGAATCAGTCGCCGACGCGGCGATGCTCGCGGCACTGGCCGCCGACATCCGGCAGCAGGCGCTGGTGCTCGGCTTCTCGGCCTGCGGCATCGCCCGGGCCGAAGTCGCCCCGGACGCTGCTGAACGCCTCCGGCGCTGGCTGGCCGCCGGCCGCCACGGCGGGATGGATTATATGGCCAAACACGCCGCCCTGCGCGCCGACCCGTCGGCACTCGTACCCGGCGTCCTCAGCGTCATCTCGGTGCGACTGCCCTACTGGCCCCAAGCGACCTCAGCGCCTGAAAACCACGAGGGCGCCATCGCCGAGGTCTCGCGCTACGCTCGCGGCCGCGACTATCACAAGACGGTGCGGCAACGCCTGCAGAAATTGTCCGAGCACATTCAGGCGCACGTGCGCACACGCTTCGGCAATGATGACTTTTTCATATTCCGGGCTTTTTCCGATTCGGCGCCGGTGATGGAAACCGAATTCGCCCAACGCGCCGGCATCGGCTGGCGCGGAAAACACACGCTGACATTGTCGCGCCAGGGCTCCTGGCATTTTCTCGGCGAATTGTTCACCAACCTGCCACTGCCGGCGGATGCCCCCTGCGAATCGCACTGCGGCGATTGCCGGCGTTGTCTTGACGCCTGCCCGACCGGCGCCATCGTCGCCCCCTACGAAGTGGATGCGCGCCGCTGCATCTCCTATCTGACGATCGAACTGGACGGCGCCATCCCGATGGAATTGCGCCCCTTGATCGGTCAGCGCATCTACGGCTGCGACGACTGCCAGACCTGCTGCCCCTGGAATCGTTTTGCCCGGGCCGGAGACCCCGATTTCGCCGTGCGCAACCATCTGGACCATAGCCCACTGACCGCGCTGTTTGCATGGTCTGCGGAAGAATTCGAGCGGCGTCTGGCCGGCAGTCCGATCCGCCGCATCGGCCACGAACGCTGGCTGCGCAACATCGCCGTGGCGCTTGGCAATGCGACACCGACAGCCGAACACCGCCAGGCACTTCAGTCGCGCCGCGACGACCCCTCGGCGCTCGTGCGCGAACACGTCGCCTGGGCGCTCAGCCGCTACGACCGCTCGATCACAACGGTATAA
- the tsaE gene encoding tRNA (adenosine(37)-N6)-threonylcarbamoyltransferase complex ATPase subunit type 1 TsaE, with protein MRPDTGDTHCCLCLPHEAATIAVGQALAPLLAPGLILWLDGDLGAGKTTLVRALLRALGHAGPVKSPTYTLVEVYAVSSLYLYHFDFYRFNDPEEFVDAGLGEYFRTDAVCLVEWPAKARGYVPAADVELVFRFPDAPADGRILELHARSEAGRQCLNSFRSCSGVASLFARSVLPFSSP; from the coding sequence GTGCGTCCGGACACCGGGGACACGCACTGCTGCCTCTGCCTGCCGCACGAGGCGGCGACGATTGCGGTCGGGCAGGCGCTCGCGCCCTTGCTGGCACCGGGCCTGATTCTCTGGCTCGACGGCGATCTCGGCGCCGGCAAGACGACGCTGGTGCGCGCGCTGCTGCGTGCGCTTGGCCACGCCGGGCCGGTCAAGAGTCCGACCTATACGCTGGTTGAAGTTTACGCAGTTTCGAGCTTATACTTGTATCACTTTGATTTTTATCGTTTCAATGATCCAGAAGAGTTTGTCGATGCCGGCTTGGGTGAATACTTCCGCACGGATGCTGTCTGCCTGGTCGAATGGCCGGCCAAGGCGCGTGGCTACGTGCCGGCCGCCGATGTGGAATTGGTCTTCCGCTTTCCCGATGCGCCGGCCGACGGCCGCATCCTCGAACTCCATGCCCGTAGCGAGGCCGGGCGGCAATGTCTGAACAGTTTCCGTTCGTGTTCCGGCGTCGCCAGCTTGTTCGCTCGCTCGGTGCTGCCCTTTTCCTCTCCGTAA